A genomic region of Triticum urartu cultivar G1812 unplaced genomic scaffold, Tu2.1 TuUngrouped_contig_4703, whole genome shotgun sequence contains the following coding sequences:
- the LOC125528201 gene encoding superoxide dismutase [Mn] 3.1, mitochondrial — protein MALRTWAAKKPLGLALGGARPLAAARGVATFTLPDLPYDFGALEPAVSGEIMRLHHQKHHATYVANYNKALEQLDAAVSKGDASAVVHLQSAIKFNGGGHVNHSIFWKNLKPISEGGGEPPHGKLGWAIDEDFGSIEKLIKKMNAEGAALQGSGWVWLALDKEAKKLSVETTPNQDPLVTKGSNLYPLLGIDVWEHAYYLQYKNVRPDYLTNIWKVVNWKYAGEEYEKVLA, from the exons ATGGCGCTCCGCACATGGGCCGCGAAGAAACCCCTAGGCCTGGCGCTCGGCGGCGCGCGGCCGCTGGCCGCCGCCAGGGGCGTGGCGACGTTCACGCTCCCCGACCTCCCCTACGACTTCGGTGCGCTGGAGCCGGCCGTCTCCGGCGAGATCATGCGCCTGCACCACCAGAAGCACCACGCTACCTACGTCGCCAACTACAACAAGGCGCTCGAGCAGCTCGACGCCGCCGTCAGCAAGGGGGACGCgtccgccgtcgtccacctccagAGCGCCATCAAATTCAACGGCGGCG GTCATGTTAACCATTCAATCTTCTGGAAGAACCTCAAGCCTATTAGC GAGGGTGGTGGTGAGCCACCTCATGGCAAACTTGGCTGGGCCATTGATGAGGATTTTGGTTCTATTGAGAAACTTATAAAGAAGATGAATGCAGAGGGTGCTGCTTTACAAGGATCTGGATGGGTG TGGCTAGCTTTGGATAAAGAGGCCAAAAAGCTTTCAGTTGAAACTACTCCTAATCAG GACCCTCTTGTGACCAAAGGGTCAAACCTGTATCCTTTGTTGGGAATTGATGTCTGGGAGCATGCGTACTACCTGCAG TACAAGAACGTGAGGCCGGACTACCTGACCAACATCTGGAAGGTGGTGAACTGGAAATATGCCGGAGAAGAGTATGAAAAAGTGCTTGCGTGA